A single genomic interval of Alligator mississippiensis isolate rAllMis1 chromosome 15, rAllMis1, whole genome shotgun sequence harbors:
- the LOC102573884 gene encoding cystatin, whose product MATGTWSLQLLLVGLLLAGSPALGGVPMPGGPMNIPVTDAEVQEAARVAVGAFNRDSDSPYIFQAEKVISAQSQVVSGIKYYLTVELEKTQCLKGAGGHSQTCALPPTSQQQKLMCKFQVWSRPWLHDTRVLSQSCVPAQA is encoded by the exons ATGGCAACAGGTACctggagcctccagctgctgctcgtggggctgctcctggcagggtccccagctctggggggtgTCCCCATGCCCGGGGGGCCCATGAACATCCCCGTGACTGACGCCGAGGTCCAGGAAGCCGCACGTGTGGCCGTGGGGGCTTTCAACCGGGACAGCGACAGCCCTTACATCTTCCAAGCAGAGAAGGTCATCAGTGCCCAGAGCCAG GTGGTCTCCGGCATCAAGTACTACCtgacagtggagctggagaagaCCCAGTgcctgaaaggggcagggggacactcccagacctgtgccctgccccccaccagccagcagcag AAGCTGATGTGCAAGTTCCAGGTCTGGTCCCGCCCGTGGCTCCACGACACCCGCGTCCTGTCTCAGAGCTGCGTCCCAGCCCAGGCCTAA